From a single Paludibaculum fermentans genomic region:
- the wecB gene encoding non-hydrolyzing UDP-N-acetylglucosamine 2-epimerase produces MPLTEPTPSRRQRVLFVFGTRPEAIKLCPIVLHMQARPDEFDVKVCVTAQHREMLDQVLAVFQVQPDHDLNVMRPNQTLSQSTARIIAALEPVLLAEKPDLVIVQGDTTTTFCGALAAFYHRIAVGHVEAGLRTGDLWQPFPEELNRVLTTRLAKLHFAPTAASARNLRGDGVDDSAIFITGNSGIDAVLHVRDKLQAGGLAGFQGVALEPGRKLIVVTAHRRENFGDGLTRLYRAIGQLAMRPDVQIIYPVHPNPNVRQPAEALLGGLPNVHLIAPLDYVPFVDLMQRAYLLLTDSGGVQEEAPSLGKPVLVLREKTERPEAVEAGTVRLVGTDGEKILAEAGALLDDAAQYQRMSMTHNPYGDGQASRRIADVIAHGTFLD; encoded by the coding sequence ATGCCTCTCACCGAGCCCACCCCATCCCGCCGCCAGCGTGTCCTTTTCGTCTTTGGCACACGGCCCGAGGCGATCAAACTGTGTCCCATCGTGCTGCACATGCAGGCCCGGCCGGATGAGTTTGACGTGAAGGTCTGCGTCACCGCGCAGCACCGGGAGATGCTGGATCAGGTACTGGCCGTGTTCCAGGTCCAGCCGGATCACGACCTGAACGTGATGCGCCCCAACCAGACGCTCTCGCAATCGACGGCGCGCATCATTGCGGCGCTGGAGCCGGTCCTGCTGGCCGAAAAGCCCGATCTCGTGATTGTGCAAGGAGATACCACCACCACGTTTTGCGGCGCGCTGGCGGCCTTCTATCACCGCATCGCGGTGGGCCATGTGGAGGCCGGGCTCCGCACCGGCGACCTGTGGCAGCCGTTTCCCGAAGAGCTGAACCGCGTCCTGACCACGCGCCTGGCCAAGCTGCACTTTGCGCCCACGGCCGCCTCGGCCCGCAACCTGCGCGGCGACGGAGTGGACGATTCCGCCATCTTCATCACCGGCAACTCCGGTATCGACGCCGTGTTGCACGTCAGGGACAAGCTCCAGGCGGGCGGGTTGGCCGGCTTTCAGGGCGTGGCGCTGGAGCCCGGCCGCAAACTGATCGTCGTCACCGCCCACCGCCGCGAGAATTTCGGCGACGGCCTCACGCGGCTCTACCGGGCAATCGGGCAGTTGGCGATGCGTCCCGATGTTCAGATCATCTACCCCGTACACCCCAATCCGAACGTGCGCCAACCGGCGGAAGCGCTGCTGGGCGGGCTACCGAATGTTCACCTGATCGCCCCGTTGGACTATGTGCCGTTTGTGGATCTCATGCAGCGCGCCTACCTGCTGCTGACTGATTCCGGCGGCGTGCAGGAAGAGGCGCCCTCGCTCGGCAAGCCGGTGCTGGTGCTGCGCGAAAAGACGGAACGGCCGGAAGCTGTGGAGGCCGGCACGGTGCGGCTGGTGGGCACCGATGGCGAGAAGATTCTAGCCGAGGCGGGCGCCCTGCTGGACGATGCCGCGCAGTACCAGCGCATGTCGATGACGCACAATCCCTATGGGGACGGGCAGGCCAGCCGGCGCATTGCCGATGTGATCGCCCACGGAACGTTTCTGGATTGA
- a CDS encoding DnaB-like helicase C-terminal domain-containing protein, whose amino-acid sequence MRTYSLESEFLDRGVEQRLLAAIAGDLNLYWQLQDLLPEGSFCVESAAWAELRDAVGAGTTPAEPQVEPSTDPRADAVRLADLYQRRLLAGLQERLAEALFDETRPAAAVVALLEEEAASVRCRVRETASGLSLSGCGLLEDALALARQRLARRKATGKPCSGIPTGLGRLDQILNGFNEGLHVLAAGPGVGKTTICTQWALHAAACQVPVVYVTYENSPQSLVLKMVCSRAGLSPSQVERGFADLTLLEEAAAGLREPLSLVSLMEGTSQMTVSQVRGKALQARDHAGSEQVLIVFDYLQRAAHGKGYEQLRHNVSAMAGELREMASRLQSPVIAISSQNRSVGDYGRGGSAQLDSLKESGDLEYAADSVLFLTQARERTATEPARAIDLVVVKNRFGGTGTVPLIFRPDTGVFREEVPLTSAR is encoded by the coding sequence ATGCGTACGTATAGCCTCGAATCAGAGTTTCTCGACCGGGGTGTGGAACAGAGACTGCTGGCTGCCATTGCCGGCGACTTGAATCTCTACTGGCAACTACAGGATTTGCTGCCCGAAGGGAGTTTTTGTGTGGAGTCCGCCGCCTGGGCGGAGTTGCGCGACGCGGTGGGCGCCGGCACCACTCCGGCGGAGCCGCAAGTGGAGCCCAGCACCGACCCGCGGGCCGATGCGGTGCGGTTGGCCGATCTGTACCAGCGCCGCCTGCTGGCCGGCTTGCAGGAGCGTCTGGCCGAAGCGCTGTTCGATGAGACCCGTCCGGCGGCCGCGGTGGTTGCGCTGCTGGAGGAAGAGGCCGCTTCCGTGCGCTGCCGTGTGCGCGAAACCGCCAGCGGGCTCTCTCTTTCCGGGTGCGGTCTGCTGGAGGATGCGCTGGCGCTGGCCCGCCAACGCCTGGCGCGCCGCAAAGCCACCGGGAAACCGTGCAGCGGCATCCCAACCGGCCTGGGCCGGCTGGATCAGATCCTGAACGGCTTCAATGAAGGGTTGCACGTGCTGGCCGCCGGTCCAGGCGTGGGCAAGACTACCATTTGCACGCAGTGGGCCCTGCACGCCGCCGCCTGCCAGGTGCCGGTGGTGTATGTGACCTATGAGAACTCGCCGCAAAGTCTGGTCCTGAAGATGGTGTGCAGCCGGGCCGGGTTGTCGCCGTCCCAGGTGGAGCGCGGCTTTGCCGACCTCACCCTGTTGGAAGAGGCCGCCGCCGGGCTGCGCGAGCCGTTGAGCCTGGTGTCGCTAATGGAAGGCACGTCGCAAATGACGGTCTCGCAGGTGCGCGGCAAGGCCTTGCAGGCGCGCGACCACGCCGGCTCCGAGCAGGTGCTGATTGTCTTCGACTACCTGCAAAGGGCCGCGCACGGCAAGGGTTACGAGCAGTTGCGGCATAACGTCTCGGCCATGGCCGGCGAGCTGCGCGAAATGGCCAGCCGCCTGCAATCGCCCGTCATCGCGATCTCGTCGCAGAATCGCAGCGTCGGCGACTATGGCCGCGGCGGCAGCGCCCAACTGGATTCGCTGAAGGAATCGGGCGACCTGGAGTATGCGGCCGATTCCGTGCTCTTCCTGACCCAGGCGCGGGAACGCACGGCCACCGAGCCCGCCCGGGCGATCGACCTGGTGGTGGTGAAGAACCGCTTTGGCGGAACGGGGACGGTGCCTCTGATCTTCCGCCCGGATACGGGCGTGTTTCGCGAAGAGGTTCCGTTGACCAGTGCGCGGTGA
- a CDS encoding toprim domain-containing protein, translated as MRGETLSAAELSAARPMRGEGGRVLRAFCPFHQSDTQRSLRVDAVSGRFFCFACGVWGFTEAARAEWTAQKKQEGASLPRGGSSAGAAPRARVLLPPPEPEFTTDTEALEDWMAAYREMLPGSAGEAYLERRGIPLAVAQRCGVGYAEAGEWAHRDERGRPLRDWRGGRLVFPHTSPDGRLVNLYGRAVGDDVPKAFRHDHLAGAKGYFLGAGLAGGSDQPLYVCEGAFDALSLRAAGLGRVVAIFGVHGWRWTWAGEVKEMVFALDADAAGQTAWHALARAARLRGKRVGFLPPEAYGGCKDVSEAWASGRLSGIAAGTP; from the coding sequence GTGCGCGGTGAAACCCTGTCGGCGGCCGAACTGTCCGCCGCCAGGCCGATGCGCGGCGAGGGGGGCCGTGTGTTGCGGGCGTTCTGCCCGTTTCATCAGTCGGATACGCAGCGCAGCCTGCGGGTCGACGCCGTCTCCGGACGCTTCTTCTGCTTCGCGTGCGGAGTGTGGGGGTTTACCGAAGCAGCGCGGGCGGAGTGGACGGCGCAGAAGAAGCAGGAGGGGGCTTCCCTGCCCCGCGGCGGATCTTCTGCCGGTGCAGCGCCCCGCGCCCGGGTTCTGTTGCCACCGCCGGAACCGGAATTCACCACGGATACCGAAGCGCTGGAGGATTGGATGGCCGCCTACCGCGAGATGCTGCCGGGCAGCGCGGGTGAAGCGTATCTGGAAAGGCGCGGGATTCCGCTGGCGGTGGCGCAGCGCTGCGGAGTCGGCTACGCCGAGGCCGGCGAATGGGCGCACCGCGACGAGCGCGGCCGGCCGCTCAGGGACTGGCGTGGCGGCCGGCTGGTCTTTCCGCACACCAGCCCGGACGGACGGCTGGTCAATCTCTACGGGCGCGCCGTCGGGGACGACGTGCCGAAAGCGTTTCGTCACGATCACTTGGCCGGAGCGAAGGGCTACTTTCTGGGCGCCGGGCTGGCGGGCGGTTCTGATCAGCCGTTGTATGTCTGTGAAGGCGCGTTTGACGCGCTCAGCCTGCGAGCCGCCGGCCTGGGGCGCGTGGTGGCCATCTTCGGGGTTCATGGGTGGCGCTGGACGTGGGCCGGCGAGGTGAAGGAGATGGTGTTCGCGCTGGATGCCGATGCGGCCGGCCAGACGGCCTGGCACGCGCTGGCCCGGGCGGCGCGGCTGCGCGGCAAGCGGGTAGGCTTTCTGCCGCCCGAGGCGTATGGAGGCTGTAAGGATGTGAGTGAGGCGTGGGCCTCCGGGCGGCTGAGCGGGATTGCGGCGGGGACTCCATGA
- a CDS encoding ParA family protein encodes MILTVASFKGGVGKTTTAIHLAAYFARQAPTVLIDGDPNRSSTSWAARGKPEFEVAPESQIAIYARKAEHLIIDTKARPDPADLQALASACDLLILPCTPDPFALDALLLTIEALQTLGNDRYRILLTVVPPRPMPDGDNARRTLINAGLPLFERDIRRTVAFQRAALEGGTVDSVRNSDSAGLAWLDYEAVAEEVEALYGKKG; translated from the coding sequence ATGATTCTCACCGTTGCCTCCTTCAAAGGCGGCGTTGGCAAGACGACCACCGCCATTCACCTGGCCGCCTATTTTGCCCGCCAGGCGCCCACCGTGTTGATTGACGGAGATCCGAACCGCAGTTCAACCTCATGGGCGGCGCGGGGCAAGCCGGAGTTTGAAGTGGCGCCGGAATCACAGATTGCCATCTATGCGCGCAAGGCGGAGCACCTGATCATCGATACCAAGGCGCGGCCCGATCCGGCCGACCTGCAGGCGCTGGCCAGCGCCTGCGACCTGCTGATTCTGCCCTGCACTCCGGACCCGTTCGCGCTTGATGCCCTGCTGCTGACGATTGAGGCGCTGCAGACGCTGGGCAACGACCGCTACCGCATCCTGCTGACCGTGGTTCCGCCGCGGCCCATGCCGGACGGGGATAATGCCCGCCGGACGCTGATCAATGCCGGGTTGCCGCTGTTTGAGCGGGACATCCGGCGCACCGTCGCGTTTCAGCGGGCGGCGTTGGAGGGCGGCACGGTGGATTCCGTGCGCAACAGCGACTCCGCCGGATTGGCGTGGCTCGACTATGAGGCTGTGGCCGAGGAAGTGGAGGCTCTGTATGGGAAAAAGGGTTGA
- a CDS encoding tyrosine-type recombinase/integrase: MSPDRPAEPGPPWQGADLQPLQPDLAAIRRLVLDAVSSPTTKKMYAKALDDFFAWWAGQGRPAFARASVQAHRAWLEEQGYSPSTINQRLAALRKLAREAALNGHLASEAAAGVTQVPGLKQRGARAGNWLTREQAQLLLDRPDPGTLKGLRDRAILALLLGCGLRRAEATGLDVNSMEQRDGRWVIPDLRGKHGRLRTVPVPGWVKHTVDLWVQAAGLATGRLLRSMNRHGHLSGDSLSPNAILSLVSAYGAQLGVKLQAHDTRRTCAKLCRAAGGELEQIQLLLGHASILTTERYLGTRQNLADAPNDHMGLTAARGATATL; the protein is encoded by the coding sequence ATGAGTCCTGACCGGCCCGCCGAACCTGGGCCGCCTTGGCAGGGCGCGGATCTCCAACCGCTTCAGCCCGACCTGGCCGCGATCCGCCGCCTGGTGCTCGACGCCGTCTCCAGCCCCACCACCAAGAAGATGTACGCCAAAGCCCTCGACGACTTCTTCGCCTGGTGGGCAGGGCAGGGCAGACCCGCTTTCGCCCGAGCCAGCGTACAGGCCCACCGCGCCTGGCTAGAGGAGCAGGGCTACAGCCCGTCGACCATCAACCAACGCCTGGCGGCGCTCCGCAAACTCGCCCGGGAAGCGGCGCTGAACGGGCACCTGGCGTCCGAGGCCGCCGCCGGCGTCACCCAGGTACCGGGCCTCAAGCAGCGTGGCGCCAGGGCAGGGAACTGGCTCACCCGGGAACAGGCCCAGTTGCTGCTGGACCGCCCCGATCCGGGCACACTGAAAGGCCTCCGCGACCGGGCCATCCTGGCTCTGCTGCTTGGCTGCGGCCTGCGCCGCGCCGAGGCTACCGGGCTGGACGTCAACTCTATGGAGCAGCGCGACGGCCGCTGGGTCATCCCCGATCTCCGTGGCAAGCATGGCCGCCTGCGCACGGTCCCCGTGCCCGGCTGGGTCAAGCACACCGTGGATCTGTGGGTGCAGGCGGCGGGCCTGGCCACGGGCCGTCTGCTGCGCTCGATGAACCGGCACGGCCACCTGAGCGGAGACTCCCTCTCGCCGAATGCCATTCTGTCGCTGGTCAGCGCCTATGGCGCGCAGTTGGGTGTGAAGCTCCAGGCGCACGACACCCGCCGCACCTGCGCCAAGCTCTGCCGCGCCGCCGGGGGCGAGCTGGAACAGATCCAACTCCTGCTGGGCCACGCCTCTATCCTGACCACTGAACGCTACCTGGGCACACGGCAGAATCTGGCCGACGCGCCGAACGACCACATGGGCCTGACGGCGGCTCGCGGCGCCACTGCGACATTATAA
- a CDS encoding AbrB/MazE/SpoVT family DNA-binding domain-containing protein: MTALKLTAIGTSSGVVIPKEMLSRLKVKKGDTLYAVETAEGYLLTPYDPAIDEQLQAGEQFMREYRDTFKALAK, from the coding sequence ATGACTGCCCTCAAACTGACTGCCATTGGAACTTCTTCCGGCGTGGTCATCCCCAAGGAAATGCTCTCGCGGTTGAAGGTGAAGAAGGGGGACACGCTTTACGCCGTGGAGACGGCGGAGGGCTATCTGTTGACGCCTTACGATCCGGCGATCGACGAGCAGCTCCAGGCCGGCGAGCAGTTCATGCGAGAGTACCGTGACACGTTCAAAGCCCTCGCGAAATGA
- a CDS encoding type II toxin-antitoxin system death-on-curing family toxin yields the protein MKAPPRWISEKALLLLHEESLAAFGGARGLRDRAMLESALARPLNTYAYRPGSSIADLAASYAYGLARNHPFVDGNKRAAFLSLGVFLALNGLRLAADQVDAIQTILAVADGSLDEQGLAAWIQRNSVPR from the coding sequence ATGAAGGCGCCGCCGCGTTGGATCAGCGAGAAGGCGCTGCTCCTGCTGCATGAGGAGAGCCTGGCCGCTTTTGGCGGTGCCCGCGGTTTGCGGGACCGGGCGATGCTGGAATCCGCGCTGGCCCGCCCGCTGAACACCTACGCCTACCGGCCCGGTAGCAGCATTGCGGACCTGGCCGCTTCGTATGCCTACGGCCTGGCCAGAAACCATCCCTTTGTGGACGGCAACAAGCGGGCCGCGTTCCTTTCCCTCGGCGTGTTCCTGGCCCTCAACGGCCTGCGTCTGGCGGCGGACCAGGTGGACGCCATCCAGACGATTCTGGCGGTTGCGGACGGCTCGCTGGACGAACAGGGACTGGCTGCCTGGATTCAGCGCAACAGCGTGCCGAGGTAG
- a CDS encoding exosortase C-terminal domain/associated protein EpsI — MITALLVVQAAALYGLSRKEITPPKPPLREVADKFPGGWVKVQEGVVEQEVRDVLQADDLLNRTYAAPGKGAVNFFIAAFETQRDGKAPHSPKNCLPGAGWMPLIFDRPEVTIPGEAAPISINRYVIQKGSSQSIVLYWYQAHNRVVASEYAAKIYLVLDAIRYNRSDTALVRVVADASDGNTEEATRRALDFVRASYPQLKPFMP, encoded by the coding sequence GTGATCACCGCGCTGTTGGTGGTACAGGCCGCCGCGCTCTACGGTCTTTCGCGCAAGGAAATCACCCCGCCGAAGCCGCCGCTGCGGGAGGTTGCGGACAAGTTCCCCGGCGGTTGGGTCAAGGTGCAGGAAGGTGTGGTCGAGCAGGAAGTAAGGGATGTTCTGCAGGCGGACGATCTACTCAACCGGACCTATGCCGCGCCGGGCAAGGGAGCGGTCAATTTCTTCATTGCCGCCTTTGAGACGCAGCGTGACGGCAAGGCGCCCCATTCCCCCAAGAACTGCCTGCCGGGCGCGGGTTGGATGCCGCTGATTTTCGATCGTCCGGAGGTCACGATTCCCGGCGAGGCCGCGCCCATCTCCATCAACCGTTACGTCATTCAGAAGGGCAGCAGCCAGTCCATTGTTCTCTACTGGTACCAGGCGCATAACCGCGTTGTGGCCAGCGAATACGCCGCAAAAATCTACCTGGTTCTCGATGCCATCCGGTATAACCGCTCCGATACCGCCCTGGTCCGGGTAGTAGCGGATGCTTCCGACGGGAACACGGAAGAGGCTACCCGGAGGGCGCTGGATTTCGTCCGGGCGAGCTACCCGCAGCTCAAGCCGTTCATGCCTTAA